A single Brachionichthys hirsutus isolate HB-005 chromosome 17, CSIRO-AGI_Bhir_v1, whole genome shotgun sequence DNA region contains:
- the si:dkey-28b4.8 gene encoding sarcoplasmic/endoplasmic reticulum calcium ATPase 2, with amino-acid sequence MDNAHTKTVEEVLGFFSVNESTGLSCEQLKKNRERWGPNELPAEEGKSLWELILEQFEDLLVRILLLAACISFTLAWFEEGDGTITAFVEPFVILLILIANAIVGVWQERNAENAIEALKEYEPEMGKVFRQDKKSVQRVRARDIVPGDIVEVAVGDKVPADIRLTSIRSTTLRVDQSILTGESVSVLKHTDPVPDPRAVNQDKKNMLFSGTNVAAGRAVGIVMATGVHTEIGKIRDEMVSTDPERTPLQQKLDQFGEQLSKVISVICVAVWAINVGHFNDPVHGGSWLRGAVYYFKIAVALAVAAIPEGLPAVITTCLALGTRRMARKNAIVRSLPSVETLGCTSVICSDKTGTLTTNQMSVCRMCVVDGVSGERCRLTEFTVSGSTYAPEGEVYLDGAAVRCSRYEGLVELASVCALCNDSSLDYNEAKGVYEKVGEATETALCCLVEKMNVFDTDLRGLSAGERATACCNVIKQLMRKELTLEFSRDRKSMSVFCSSNKLTRSASGAKMFIKGAPESVLERCTHVRVRGSARVPLSPAIREQLLATVREWGSGRDMLRCLAMATRDTPPDMHCLNLENTAAFADHESDLTFVGCVGMLDPPRKEVLGAVRMCRQAGIRVIMITGDNKGTALSICRRVGIITEQEEELEGGAIGRGLTGREFDELPPRLQRQACRTGRCFARVEPAHKSRIVEYLQSLSDITAMTGDGVNDAPALKKAEIGIAMGSGTAVAKSASEMILADDNFSTIVAAVEEGRAIYNNMKQFIRYLISSNIGEVVCIFLTAALGMPEALIPVQLLWVNLVTDGFPATALGFNPPDLDIMSRPPRSPKEPLISGWLFCRYLIIGCYVGGATVGAAAWWFMAAHDGPKVSFYQLSHYLQCSEGHAQFAGVQCSVFESPYPMTMALSVLVTIEMCNALNSLSENQSLLKMPPWSNPWLVGAICLSMALHFLILYVDPLPVIFQIRPLTWPQWVVVLKMSIPVILMDEVLKFLARNYIEPGSQIQYLEEEDELQRMRAATGLVGAMVARLRQSVRGVSWWFVLISAPLVVWIFSLDSDITNIFWE; translated from the exons aTGGATAATGCTCACACAAAGACGGtggaggaggttctgggttTCTTCAGCGTGAACGAGTCCACGGGTCTGAGCTGTGAGCAGCTGAAGAAGAACCGGGAACGCTGGGGGCCCAACG AGCTGCCGGCTGAAGAAG GGAAGTCCCTCTGGGAGCTGATCCTGGAGCAGTTTGAGGACCTGCTGGTCCGGATCCTGCTGCTGGCTGCCTGCATCTCTTTC ACGCTGGCCTGGTTTGAAGAAGGGGACGGCACCATCACGGCCTTCGTTGAGCCCTtcgtcatcctcctcatcctcattgcTAACGCTATTGTGGGCGTATGGCAG GAACGCAACGCCGAGAACGCCATCGAGGCGCTGAAGGAGTACGAGCCGGAGATGGGGAAGGTGTTCCGACAGGACAAGAAGAGCGTCCAGAGGGTCCGAGCCCGGGACATCGTCCCTGGAGACATTGTTGAAGTAGCTG TGGGTGATAAAGTCCCGGCTGACATCCGGCTGACGTCCATCCGGTCCACCACCCTGAGGGTGGACCAGTCCATCCTGACGGGGGAGTCCGTGTCGGTGCTGAAGCACACGGACCCGGTACCGGATCCCAGAGCTGTCAACCAGGACAAGAAGAACATGCTGTTCTCT GGTACCAACGTTGCAGCGGGGCGGGCCGTCGGGATCGTCATGGCGACGGGGGTCCACACAGAGATCGGTAAAATCAGAGACGAGATGGTCTCAACGGACCCGGAACGGACCCCGTTGCAGCAGAAACTGGACCAGTTTGGGGAGCAGCTGTCCAAG gtcatCAGTGTGATCTGTGTGGCGGTGTGGGCCATCAACGTGGGACACTTCAACGACCCGGTCCACGGCGGCAGCTGGCTGCGAGGCGCCGTCTACTACTTCAAGATCGCCGTGGCGCTGGCCGTGGCCGCCATCCCAGAAG gCCTCCCGGCTGTCATCACCACCTGCCTGGCGCTGGGCACCAGGAGGATGGCGAGGAAGAACGCCATCGTCCGCAGCCTGCCGTCGGTGGAGACGCTCGGATGCACGTCCGTCATCTGCTCGGACAAGACGGGAACGCTGACCACCAATCAGATGTCTGTCTGCAGG ATGTGCGTCGTGGACGGTGTCTCCGGTGAGCGCTGCAGACTGACTGAGTTCACCGTCTCTGGATCGACTTACGCCCCCGAAGGGGAAGT CTACCTGGACGGCGCCGCGGTGCGGTGCAGCCGCTACGAGGGCCTGGTGGAGCTGGCGTCCGTCTGCGCGCTGTGCAACGACTCGTCGCTGGACTACAACGAG GCGAAGGGCGTGTACGAGAAGGTGGGGGAGGCGACGGAGACCGCCCTCTGCTGTCTGGTGGAGAAAATGAACGTGTTCGACACCGACCTGAGAGGACTGAGCGCCGGAGAGAGAGCCACCGCCTgctgcaac GTGATCAAGCAGCTGATGAGGAAGGAGCTGACGCTGGAGTTTTCCAGGGACAGGAAGTCCATGTCGGTCTTCTGTTCGTCCAATAAACTCACCCGATCTGCTTCTGGAGCCAAAATGTTCATCAAg GGAGCTCCAGAGAGCGTGTTGGAGCGCTGTACCCACGTCCGGGTCCGTGGCTCTGCCCGCGTGCCTTTGAGCCCGGCGATCCGGGAGCAGCTGCTGGCCACTGTGCGGGAATGGGGGTCGGGCCGAGACATGCTGCGGTGCctcgccatggcaaccagggACACGCCCCCCGACATGCACTGCCTCAACCTGGAGAACACGGCGGCCTTCGCCGACCATGAG tCCGACCTCACCTTCGTGGGCTGCGTGGGGATGCTGGACCCCCCCAGGAAAGAGGTCCTGGGAGCTGTTCGGATGTGTCGCCAGGCTGGTATCAGAGTCATCATGATCACAG GCGACAACAAAGGGACCGCCCTCTCCATCTGCCGGCGGGTGGGCATCATcacggagcaggaggaggagctggagggcgGGGCCATCGGCAGGGGCCTGACGGGGCGGGAGTTCGACGAGCTGCCGCCCCGCCTCCAGCGCCAGGCCTGCAGGACGGGGCGGTGCTTCGCCCGGGTGGAGCCCGCCCACAAGAGCCGCATCGTGGAGTACCTGCAGAGTCTGAGCGACATCACCGCCATG ACGGGCGACGGCGTGAACGACGCTCCGGCGCTGAAGAAGGCGGAGATCGGCATCGCCATGGGCAGCGGCACGGCGGTCGCCAAGTCAGCCTCGGAGATGATCCTCGCCGACGACAACTTCTCCACCATCGTCGCCGCCGTGGAGGAGGGCAGGGCCATCTACAACAACATGAAGCAGTTCATCAGATACCTGATCTCCTCCAACATCGGGGAGGTGGTGTG CATCTTCCTGACGGCGGCGCTGGGCATGCCCGAGGCGCTGATCCCGGTCCAGCTCCTGTGGGTCAACCTGGTGACGGACGGTTTCCCGGCAACAGCGCTGGGCTTCAACCCCCCCGACCTGGACATCATGTCCcgccccccccgctcccccaAAGAGCCGCTGATCTCCGGCTGGCTGTTCTGTCGCTACCTCATCATCGGCT gcTATGTGGGCGGAGCCACCGTCGGCGCTGCTGCCTGGTGGTTCATGGCCGCCCACGACGGACCCAAGGTCTCCTTCTACCAACTG TCTCACTACCTGCAGTGCAGCGAAGGCCACGCCCAGTTCGCCGGTGTCCAGTGTTCCGTCTTTGAGTCTCCGTATCCCATGACGATGGCTCTGTCTGTCCTGGTTACCATAGAGATGTGCAACGCCTTGAACAG CCTGTCGGAGAACCAGTCCCTGCTGAAGATGCCGCCGTGGTCCAACCCCTGGCTGGTCGGCgccatctgtctgtccatgGCGCTCCACTTCCTCATCCTGTATGTGGACCCCCTGCCG GTGATATTCCAGATCCGCCCCCTCACCTGGCCGCAGTGGGTGGTGGTGC
- the pold4 gene encoding DNA polymerase delta subunit 4 isoform X1 — MATKRGLVTDSFKMLKKAKRRGEKKEKKPTPPPQQKGEEQRGNTWRRRGRSPDSRLIGAEAEGQTARQEGLEKLRHFDLDWRFGPCTGISRLDRWERAKGHGLNPPGEIRDLLLHTQADPEYSHSLWRDYPL, encoded by the exons ATGGCGACCAAGCGTGGACTCGTCACTGACTCCTTCAAAATGTTGAAGAAAgcaaaaaggaggggggagaaaaaggagaagaagccGACTCCTCCACCTCAACAGAAAGGTGAGGAGCAGCGTGGGAACACCTGGCGACGGCGAGGACGCAGTCCTGACTCGCGTCTCATTGGAGCAGAGGCTGAGGGCCAAACGGCCCGGCAGGAGGGGCTGGAGAAGCTCCGGCACTTTGACCTGGACTGGAGGTTCGGGCCCTGCACAG GTATCAGCAGGCTGGACAGGTGGGAGAGGGCCAAAGGTCACGGTCTGAACCCACCTGGGGAGATCCGAGACCTGCTGCTCCACACACAGGCTGACCCGGAGTACAGCCACag CCTGTGGAGAGATTATCCTCTGTGA
- the pold4 gene encoding DNA polymerase delta subunit 4 isoform X2, whose product MATKRGLVTDSFKMLKKAKRRGEKKEKKPTPPPQQKEAEGQTARQEGLEKLRHFDLDWRFGPCTGISRLDRWERAKGHGLNPPGEIRDLLLHTQADPEYSHSLWRDYPL is encoded by the exons ATGGCGACCAAGCGTGGACTCGTCACTGACTCCTTCAAAATGTTGAAGAAAgcaaaaaggaggggggagaaaaaggagaagaagccGACTCCTCCACCTCAACAGAAAG AGGCTGAGGGCCAAACGGCCCGGCAGGAGGGGCTGGAGAAGCTCCGGCACTTTGACCTGGACTGGAGGTTCGGGCCCTGCACAG GTATCAGCAGGCTGGACAGGTGGGAGAGGGCCAAAGGTCACGGTCTGAACCCACCTGGGGAGATCCGAGACCTGCTGCTCCACACACAGGCTGACCCGGAGTACAGCCACag CCTGTGGAGAGATTATCCTCTGTGA